Proteins encoded by one window of Phytohabitans houttuyneae:
- a CDS encoding Smr/MutS family protein codes for MKLKLDLHDIFNRGQDIDRALRGIIDEAVAKKAAMVEIIPGKGSGQLKKRVLRFLDQKEIKELYHRVEKDSKNFGRLFVHFRWK; via the coding sequence ATGAAGCTGAAGCTGGACCTGCACGACATCTTCAACCGTGGCCAGGACATCGACCGCGCGCTGCGCGGCATCATCGATGAGGCCGTGGCGAAGAAGGCCGCCATGGTGGAGATCATCCCGGGGAAGGGCTCGGGCCAGCTGAAGAAGCGCGTCCTACGGTTCCTGGATCAGAAGGAGATCAAGGAGCTGTACCACCGGGTCGAAAAGGACTCCAAGAACTTCGGTCGCCTTTTCGTCCATTTTCGCTGGAAGTAA